A DNA window from Bacteroides cellulosilyticus contains the following coding sequences:
- a CDS encoding bstEII has translation MKSFEDYKNDAPNQITMANGAFYPDILVQACELYKPVLVYFGQLLKVSPSSEMLLKEITKLTQTWMRIQLLRVFRKYVSPDTSVEMLKSKNKIPMVCITFGKDFRPINIVQKKFNERPLPDEALCAILWEYKDRGQKGYSLTENFFDMFQSKFPNYSIEGPKRAGADVQLKNVFPDYPNPTRPVDFVIRDAKKNVLAIGLARYDSDRGGAQEDDRTGGYNNCAKEILAYTSKRGLKTKVIFLNDGPGLLLGSMWDDYSKLEKINSDRIMVLTLRMLDERLTEKWLNF, from the coding sequence ATGAAATCATTTGAAGATTACAAAAATGATGCACCAAATCAGATTACCATGGCAAATGGTGCATTTTATCCTGATATTTTAGTCCAAGCGTGTGAACTATATAAGCCGGTATTAGTATATTTTGGTCAGCTTCTTAAAGTATCTCCTTCTTCAGAGATGCTTCTTAAGGAGATAACAAAACTAACCCAAACTTGGATGAGAATTCAATTACTTCGTGTATTTAGAAAATACGTTTCTCCTGACACTTCTGTTGAAATGCTTAAATCAAAGAATAAAATTCCAATGGTTTGCATTACTTTTGGAAAAGATTTTAGGCCGATTAATATTGTACAGAAGAAATTTAATGAAAGGCCGTTGCCAGACGAAGCGTTATGTGCAATATTGTGGGAATATAAAGATAGGGGACAAAAGGGGTATTCACTGACAGAAAACTTTTTCGACATGTTTCAGTCAAAATTTCCGAATTATTCCATAGAAGGTCCCAAAAGAGCAGGAGCTGATGTTCAATTAAAAAACGTTTTTCCTGATTATCCAAATCCTACAAGGCCTGTTGATTTTGTTATTAGAGATGCAAAGAAAAATGTTCTAGCTATTGGTTTAGCCAGATATGATAGTGACCGAGGAGGTGCGCAAGAAGATGACCGAACAGGCGGATATAATAATTGTGCTAAAGAGATTTTAGCGTACACATCAAAGAGGGGACTTAAAACAAAAGTGATATTTCTAAATGATGGGCCTGGTTTATTGCTAGGTTCTATGTGGGATGATTATTCGAAACTTGAAAAAATAAATTCAGATAGAATAATGGTTTTGACTCTCCGAATGCTTGATGAGCGTTTGACAGAAAAATGGTTGAATTTTTAA
- a CDS encoding 6-bladed beta-propeller, whose product MKESLCVNNILLCICAMILFSCAAEKAVYSCNTKVYAVNFDTIKMKHDFCYSNLFDSVTIIRLDNAQVMIGSIDKMDLYKDKLIILDERMAKGVFVFDKRGNFGKDRQTIPAGI is encoded by the coding sequence ATGAAAGAAAGTCTATGTGTTAATAATATTCTTTTATGCATATGTGCAATGATATTGTTTTCATGTGCTGCGGAGAAGGCTGTCTATTCTTGTAATACAAAGGTTTATGCTGTTAATTTTGACACGATAAAAATGAAACATGATTTTTGTTATTCCAACCTGTTCGATTCTGTTACAATAATAAGATTGGATAATGCTCAAGTAATGATTGGCAGTATCGATAAAATGGATTTATATAAGGATAAGTTGATTATTTTAGATGAAAGGATGGCAAAGGGCGTTTTTGTTTTTGACAAAAGAGGAAACTTTGGAAAAGATCGACAAACAATACCTGCAGGTATATGA